One genomic window of Streptomyces sp. WP-1 includes the following:
- a CDS encoding DUF5682 family protein, translated as MPYDTPEAAVAALTDPAAPYLIGVRHHAPSLAAAVPELLDAAQPDVLLVELPAELEEWLPWLAHEDTRAPVALAAAPATGASGPAFYPFADFSPELAAVRWAARRGTPVLACDLPLADRAWAGAPEEDGSTAGQDAASSSPSSEVPRSHAVGDRPGIASALRSRLTGRPGDDLWDRLVEAAAPGSPPEALRRAALLTGWALRREAEASGGVPTLDLRRERWMRTCLARATARGERAAVVVGAFHAPALTAPADGDDASAATAPGQTSAWTTSLIPYTYALLDARSGYPAGIRDPEWQHLVLDAAGDPAALEDALTGAAVRICAGLRALGHPSGPADAREIARLAGDLARLRDLPAAGRGELVEAVQTVLTQGEPYGRGRAVARAMEKVLVGTRTGRPAPDAPRSGLAPVVEAELAALNLPGAADVAPGAARDLRLDPLRSDLDRRRELLLRRLAVCSVPYAEPKPVTGAGGADALTSRWEVRWTPATAAMLSVAGIRGVTPAQAAEGVLRERRRQERGEGGPTAAQLLRGLEEAAECGLPALADERLTETAGILPDTATLPELLAGLALSDRLRAGHIPGLAAAEDRTGRAAAVAEALTSAAVRQLDGLTGSEDPADARALLELAQRADRSGGIRLGAALARLAADGSPLMRGAAGAVRVLLGQEEARAFGDRVASWVDGAADPESRTALTARLTGLLTAAGPLLEAAAPALEPLLNRVSELSDRDFLDRLPALRGGFDTLSPAARERLLSAVEERLDGELPSDTGDIDPTALARWTRADLAAREALAALGLLPEGDGTTETPVDGTIKPSAPTTSARTLAPADRWRLLLGRRGDRLPAAARSLATALDELYGHGRGEGSRGDMAGRGRGGREASYPGVREWSEELAALFGPGIREEVLAAAAATGRRDVLTELDPDTVRPSVDLLRSVLRHAGGLPEARLAALRPLARRLVEALTRQLATRLRPALHGAALPRPSRRPGGGLDLPRTLRANLATARRRPDGTVLVVPERPVFRSRARRAADWRLVLVTDVSGSMEASTIWAALTASVLAGVPTLSTHFLAFSTEVMDLTDHVEDPLSLLLEVQVGGGTHIAAGLRHARELVTVPSRTLVVVISDFEEGYPLGGLLAEVRALVGAGCHALGCASLDDAGRPRYSTGVAGQLVAAGMPVAALSPLELARWVGEKIA; from the coding sequence GTGCCGTACGACACCCCGGAGGCGGCCGTCGCCGCCCTGACCGACCCGGCGGCGCCCTACCTCATCGGCGTACGCCATCACGCGCCCTCGCTGGCCGCGGCCGTGCCCGAACTGCTTGACGCGGCCCAGCCCGACGTGCTCCTGGTGGAACTCCCCGCCGAACTGGAGGAGTGGCTGCCCTGGCTCGCCCACGAGGACACCCGCGCCCCGGTCGCCCTCGCCGCCGCCCCCGCGACCGGGGCGAGCGGCCCCGCGTTCTACCCCTTCGCCGACTTCTCCCCCGAACTCGCGGCCGTACGGTGGGCGGCGCGGCGCGGAACACCGGTCCTCGCGTGCGATCTGCCGTTGGCGGACCGGGCCTGGGCGGGGGCACCGGAGGAGGACGGATCGACGGCCGGCCAGGACGCGGCCTCGTCCTCGCCCTCGTCCGAGGTGCCGCGATCGCACGCGGTCGGAGACCGGCCGGGGATCGCCTCCGCGCTGCGCTCCCGTCTTACCGGGCGTCCGGGGGACGACCTGTGGGACCGGTTGGTCGAGGCGGCCGCGCCCGGTTCGCCGCCGGAGGCGCTGCGGCGGGCCGCGCTGCTGACGGGGTGGGCGTTGCGGCGGGAGGCGGAGGCCTCGGGCGGTGTGCCGACGCTGGATCTGCGGCGGGAGCGGTGGATGCGGACGTGTCTCGCCCGGGCCACCGCGCGCGGGGAGCGCGCGGCGGTCGTGGTCGGCGCGTTCCACGCCCCGGCGCTGACGGCACCGGCCGACGGCGACGACGCGAGCGCCGCCACCGCGCCCGGGCAGACCTCGGCCTGGACGACGTCCCTCATCCCTTACACCTACGCCCTCCTGGACGCGCGTTCCGGCTATCCGGCCGGGATCCGCGATCCGGAGTGGCAGCACCTGGTGCTGGACGCGGCCGGTGATCCCGCGGCCCTGGAGGACGCGCTGACCGGCGCCGCCGTACGGATCTGTGCCGGACTGCGGGCGCTCGGGCATCCGTCCGGGCCCGCCGACGCCCGGGAGATCGCGCGGCTCGCCGGTGATCTGGCCCGGCTGCGGGACCTGCCGGCGGCGGGCCGTGGCGAACTGGTCGAGGCCGTGCAGACGGTGCTGACCCAGGGCGAGCCGTACGGCCGGGGGCGGGCCGTGGCGAGGGCGATGGAGAAAGTGCTGGTCGGGACTCGTACCGGTCGGCCCGCGCCGGACGCGCCGCGCAGCGGCCTCGCCCCCGTGGTGGAGGCGGAGCTGGCCGCGCTGAACCTGCCCGGGGCCGCCGACGTGGCCCCCGGCGCCGCCCGGGACCTGCGCCTCGACCCGCTCCGCTCGGATCTGGACCGGCGCCGCGAACTCCTGCTGCGCCGCCTCGCGGTGTGCTCGGTGCCGTACGCCGAGCCGAAGCCGGTGACCGGCGCGGGCGGCGCCGACGCGCTGACCTCGCGCTGGGAGGTGCGCTGGACCCCGGCCACGGCGGCCATGCTGAGCGTGGCCGGTATCCGCGGGGTCACCCCGGCCCAGGCCGCCGAGGGTGTGCTGCGGGAGCGGCGGCGTCAGGAGCGGGGCGAGGGCGGGCCCACGGCCGCGCAGCTCCTGCGGGGCCTGGAGGAGGCGGCCGAGTGCGGCCTGCCCGCCCTCGCCGACGAGCGCCTCACCGAGACCGCCGGGATACTCCCGGACACCGCCACCCTGCCCGAACTCCTCGCCGGACTGGCCCTGTCGGACCGGCTGCGGGCCGGGCACATCCCCGGCCTGGCGGCGGCCGAGGACCGTACGGGGCGGGCGGCGGCCGTGGCCGAGGCGCTGACCTCCGCCGCCGTACGGCAGCTCGACGGGCTCACCGGTTCGGAGGACCCGGCCGACGCCCGAGCCCTGCTGGAACTCGCCCAGCGCGCCGACCGGTCGGGCGGCATCCGGCTCGGGGCCGCGCTGGCCCGGCTGGCGGCCGACGGTTCCCCGCTGATGCGCGGCGCCGCCGGGGCCGTACGGGTGCTGCTGGGGCAGGAGGAGGCGCGGGCGTTCGGCGATCGCGTGGCCTCCTGGGTGGACGGCGCCGCCGACCCGGAGTCCCGTACGGCGCTCACCGCCCGCCTGACCGGTCTGCTGACCGCGGCCGGACCACTGCTCGAAGCGGCGGCGCCCGCGCTGGAACCGCTGCTGAACCGGGTGTCGGAGCTGTCCGACCGCGATTTCCTCGACCGGCTCCCGGCCCTGCGCGGCGGCTTCGACACCCTCAGCCCGGCCGCCCGCGAACGGCTCCTGTCCGCCGTCGAGGAACGCCTCGACGGCGAACTCCCCTCCGACACCGGCGACATCGACCCCACGGCCCTGGCCCGCTGGACCCGCGCCGACCTGGCGGCCCGCGAGGCACTGGCCGCACTGGGCCTGCTGCCCGAGGGGGACGGCACCACCGAGACCCCTGTGGACGGCACCATCAAGCCCTCCGCGCCGACGACTTCGGCCCGCACCCTTGCGCCCGCCGACCGCTGGCGTCTTCTCCTGGGCCGCCGCGGGGACCGACTGCCCGCCGCCGCCCGCTCGTTGGCGACCGCGCTCGACGAGCTGTACGGCCACGGGCGCGGCGAGGGCAGCCGGGGGGACATGGCGGGGCGGGGACGCGGCGGGCGCGAGGCGTCGTACCCCGGTGTCCGGGAGTGGTCCGAGGAGCTGGCCGCGCTGTTCGGGCCGGGCATCCGGGAGGAGGTGCTGGCGGCCGCGGCCGCCACGGGGCGGCGGGACGTGCTCACGGAGCTGGACCCGGACACCGTACGGCCCTCCGTGGACCTGCTGCGCTCGGTGCTGCGGCACGCGGGCGGGCTGCCGGAGGCCCGGCTGGCGGCGCTGCGCCCACTGGCGCGCCGGCTGGTCGAGGCGCTGACCCGGCAGCTGGCGACCCGGCTGCGCCCCGCGCTGCACGGTGCCGCCCTGCCCCGGCCCAGCCGGCGCCCCGGCGGCGGCCTGGATCTGCCCCGCACCCTGCGGGCGAACCTGGCCACCGCCCGCCGCCGCCCGGACGGCACGGTCCTCGTCGTCCCCGAACGCCCCGTCTTCCGCAGCCGTGCCCGGCGCGCGGCCGACTGGCGGCTGGTGCTGGTCACCGACGTCTCGGGCTCCATGGAGGCGTCCACCATCTGGGCGGCGCTCACGGCCTCGGTGCTGGCCGGGGTGCCCACGCTGTCCACGCACTTCCTGGCGTTCTCCACCGAGGTGATGGATCTGACCGACCATGTCGAGGATCCGCTGTCGCTGCTCCTGGAGGTCCAGGTCGGCGGCGGCACCCATATCGCGGCCGGGCTGCGCCACGCGCGCGAACTGGTCACGGTGCCCTCGCGCACCCTCGTCGTGGTCATCAGCGACTTCGAGGAGGGCTACCCGCTCGGCGGGCTGCTCGCCGAGGTCCGCGCCCTGGTCGGCGCCGGCTGCCATGCGCTGGGCTGCGCGAGCCTCGACGACGCGGGCCGGCCGCGCTACTCGACCGGTGTCGCGGGCCAGTTGGTCGCGGCGGGCATGCCGGTGGCCGCCCTCAGTCCGCTCGAACTCGCCCGCTGGGTAGGGGAGAAGATCGCATGA
- a CDS encoding AAA family ATPase, translating into MTTVLVPDATRQIVPPEDRYATELAFLAAYDAGPRPPAWRLTPRAVVTFVMGSGGQALRLPEDPAVPDGVPRRLEIGGKFVGDRALVERCVVTLAGERGLLLVGEPGTAKSMLSELLSAAVCGTSGLVVQGTAGTTEDQLKYGWNYALLLAQGPTRSALVPSPVLTAMGRGAVARVEEVTRCLPEVQDALVSLLSERRIAIPELAGGEDALAHAAPGFTLIATANLRDKGVSEMSAALKRRFNFETVGPIADLDAETALVRGQARASVERAGAPFQVDDAVLEALVTVFRDLREGRSAEGWEVERPSTVMSTAEAVSVAGALGLAAAYFPGDRDVLGLLPGHLLGVVRKDDPADAARLRGYWDGPVRRRAEQGSATWRTLWDLRTVLEG; encoded by the coding sequence ATGACCACCGTCCTCGTTCCCGACGCCACTCGACAGATCGTTCCGCCCGAGGACCGGTACGCCACCGAGCTGGCGTTCCTCGCGGCCTACGACGCCGGTCCCCGGCCGCCCGCCTGGCGGCTCACGCCCCGGGCCGTGGTCACCTTCGTGATGGGCAGCGGCGGGCAGGCGCTGCGGCTGCCCGAGGACCCCGCGGTGCCGGACGGCGTGCCGCGGCGGCTGGAGATCGGCGGCAAGTTCGTCGGCGACCGCGCGCTGGTGGAGCGGTGTGTCGTCACGCTCGCCGGGGAGCGGGGCCTGCTGCTCGTCGGCGAGCCCGGCACCGCCAAGTCCATGCTGTCGGAGCTGCTGTCCGCCGCCGTGTGCGGCACGAGCGGCCTGGTCGTGCAGGGCACGGCGGGTACGACGGAGGACCAGCTGAAGTACGGCTGGAACTACGCCCTGTTGCTCGCGCAGGGCCCCACCCGGTCCGCTCTGGTGCCGTCGCCGGTGCTCACCGCGATGGGCCGGGGCGCGGTGGCCCGGGTCGAGGAGGTCACCCGGTGTCTGCCCGAAGTGCAGGACGCCCTGGTGTCGTTGCTGTCGGAGCGGCGCATCGCGATCCCCGAACTGGCGGGCGGCGAGGACGCGTTGGCGCACGCGGCGCCGGGTTTCACCCTCATCGCCACCGCCAACCTGCGGGACAAGGGCGTCTCCGAGATGTCTGCCGCGCTCAAGCGCCGCTTCAACTTCGAGACGGTCGGCCCCATCGCGGACCTCGACGCCGAGACCGCGCTGGTCCGCGGCCAGGCCCGGGCGTCGGTGGAGCGGGCGGGCGCCCCCTTCCAGGTCGACGACGCGGTCCTGGAGGCCCTGGTCACCGTCTTCCGCGACCTCAGGGAGGGGCGTTCGGCGGAGGGCTGGGAGGTGGAGCGGCCGTCCACGGTGATGAGCACCGCGGAGGCCGTCTCCGTGGCGGGCGCCCTGGGCCTGGCCGCCGCGTACTTCCCCGGCGACCGTGACGTCCTCGGGCTGCTGCCGGGCCATCTGCTCGGTGTCGTACGCAAGGACGACCCGGCGGACGCGGCACGGCTGCGCGGCTACTGGGACGGCCCGGTCCGCCGCCGCGCCGAACAGGGCTCCGCCACCTGGCGCACCCTGTGGGACCTGCGCACGGTCCTGGAGGGCTGA
- a CDS encoding DUF4132 domain-containing protein: protein MGWVSAGDYEVALDGKRVVCRNASGRLLKSVPPKIADDPAVVGLKQLVEWLERHESQCLADAERWMVRSLPVPSALLTGVWPDPAWQSALRDLVVTGADGAVAGFLRDADPERGLGLVDLDGDTVRIAPGLVRIPHPVLLEDLEELREFAVELGVEQRAQQLFREVWHRPAALDAKATQIEEYAGGVFKELRFLHGRTAQLGYRARGGYAVCSVVEDGRAVEARVWIGDYDGYARTETGPLAWSEPGGRVLRLDQVGPVAWSEGMRMAAALYAGRDIEDEERAA from the coding sequence ATGGGGTGGGTGTCGGCCGGTGACTACGAGGTCGCCCTCGACGGCAAGAGGGTGGTGTGCCGCAACGCGTCCGGGCGCTTGCTGAAGTCGGTGCCGCCGAAGATCGCGGACGATCCCGCGGTCGTCGGTCTGAAGCAGCTCGTGGAGTGGCTGGAGCGGCACGAGTCGCAGTGCCTGGCCGATGCCGAGCGGTGGATGGTCCGCTCGCTGCCGGTGCCGTCGGCCCTCCTCACCGGCGTCTGGCCGGATCCCGCCTGGCAGTCAGCGCTGCGCGACCTCGTGGTCACCGGCGCGGACGGAGCGGTCGCCGGATTCCTGCGCGACGCCGACCCCGAGCGGGGCCTCGGCCTGGTGGACCTCGACGGCGACACCGTCCGCATCGCCCCCGGCCTGGTGCGCATCCCGCACCCCGTACTCCTCGAAGACCTGGAGGAGCTGCGGGAGTTCGCCGTGGAGCTGGGGGTCGAGCAGCGCGCCCAGCAGCTGTTCCGCGAGGTCTGGCACCGCCCGGCCGCCCTCGACGCCAAGGCGACGCAGATCGAGGAGTACGCGGGCGGCGTCTTCAAGGAACTGCGCTTCCTGCACGGCCGGACCGCCCAGCTCGGCTACCGCGCGCGTGGCGGCTACGCGGTGTGCTCCGTGGTGGAGGACGGCCGCGCCGTCGAGGCCCGCGTCTGGATCGGTGACTACGACGGCTACGCGCGGACCGAGACCGGCCCGCTGGCCTGGTCCGAGCCGGGCGGCCGGGTGCTGAGGCTCGATCAGGTCGGGCCGGTGGCCTGGTCGGAGGGCATGCGCATGGCGGCGGCGCTGTACGCGGGGCGGGACATCGAGGACGAGGAGCGGGCGGCATGA
- a CDS encoding DUF5997 family protein has protein sequence MKSQQSTQTMKPATAAKKLGVYLPATPASFQEGVVSRAELDELQADPPQWLRELRLNGPHPRPVVASKLGVSIAGLARGGVTEALTTEQIEALKQERPEWLLKEQATQAEVRKEAARIKNLKQQKDAAKDSAQS, from the coding sequence ATGAAGTCGCAGCAGAGCACCCAGACGATGAAGCCCGCGACCGCGGCGAAGAAGCTGGGTGTGTACCTCCCCGCCACCCCCGCCTCCTTCCAGGAGGGTGTGGTCTCGCGTGCCGAGCTCGACGAGCTCCAGGCCGACCCGCCCCAGTGGCTGCGCGAGCTGCGTCTCAACGGTCCGCACCCGCGTCCGGTGGTCGCCTCGAAGCTCGGTGTGTCCATCGCCGGTCTGGCGCGCGGCGGCGTCACCGAGGCGCTGACCACGGAGCAGATCGAGGCGCTCAAGCAGGAGCGGCCCGAGTGGCTCCTCAAGGAGCAGGCCACCCAGGCCGAGGTCCGCAAGGAAGCTGCGCGGATCAAGAACCTGAAGCAGCAGAAGGACGCGGCGAAGGACTCCGCGCAGAGCTGA
- a CDS encoding LysR family substrate-binding domain-containing protein has protein sequence MTGSEESPSFRLAYVPGVTPAKWVKVWHERLPDIPLTLTQVPAAEAPELMRAGEADAGLVRLPVDRDFLSAIPLYTETSVVVVPKDHVITAADEVTLEDLADEVLFHPLDDVFDWDRPPGEAAFERPATTQDAIELVAANVGLLVVPQSLARLHHRRDLTYRPVIDAPQSGVALSWPQEATTDLVEEFIGIVRGRTVNSTRGRGAAGRPADGDTAEGRTAKPGTKSGAKAAGKPQGDKKDRGAGQSAARQKPGAAKSAGGRGQRARTGGAKPAAKRGKPRKRS, from the coding sequence GTGACAGGCTCGGAGGAATCACCGTCGTTCCGGCTCGCGTACGTCCCCGGAGTGACGCCCGCCAAATGGGTGAAGGTCTGGCACGAACGCCTGCCCGACATCCCGCTCACCCTCACGCAGGTCCCGGCCGCCGAGGCGCCGGAGCTGATGCGCGCGGGCGAGGCCGACGCGGGGCTCGTACGGCTGCCCGTGGACCGCGACTTCCTCAGCGCGATCCCGCTCTACACCGAGACCAGCGTGGTCGTCGTCCCCAAGGACCACGTGATCACGGCCGCCGACGAGGTGACCCTGGAGGACCTCGCCGACGAGGTGCTCTTCCACCCCCTGGACGACGTCTTCGACTGGGACCGGCCGCCCGGCGAGGCCGCGTTCGAGCGGCCCGCGACGACCCAGGACGCGATCGAGCTGGTCGCGGCGAACGTCGGCCTCCTCGTCGTCCCGCAGTCGCTCGCCCGCCTCCACCACCGCCGCGACCTGACCTACCGCCCGGTCATCGACGCGCCCCAGTCCGGCGTCGCCCTGTCCTGGCCCCAGGAGGCCACCACCGACCTGGTCGAGGAGTTCATCGGCATCGTCCGGGGCCGCACGGTCAACAGCACCCGGGGACGCGGGGCGGCGGGACGCCCGGCGGACGGCGATACGGCGGAGGGTCGTACGGCCAAGCCGGGAACCAAGTCGGGGGCCAAGGCGGCGGGCAAGCCCCAGGGCGACAAGAAGGACCGGGGCGCGGGGCAGTCCGCCGCGCGGCAGAAGCCCGGGGCCGCCAAGTCCGCGGGCGGCCGGGGGCAGCGGGCCCGCACGGGCGGGGCCAAGCCGGCGGCGAAGCGCGGGAAGCCGCGGAAGCGTTCGTAG
- a CDS encoding MFS transporter codes for MTMDTARPADDRRRWQALWVCLTAGFMTLLDSSIVNVALPSMERGLGADTAALSWVVSGYALTFGLALVPAGRLGDLRGRRTVFLYGLALFTLASAACGLATDAGWLVFFRLSQGVASGILAPQTTGLIQQMFRGTERARAFGMLGSVVGLSTAIGPPAGGLLIHLFGTDDGWRWVFYVNLPIGVAAFCAALRLLPRTPPVTGRREGIDLTGVLLLGTGVLALMLPLVQEQQWTGRLKWALLPVAALLLAGFWAWERWQGWWGKAPLLDLRLFAQRSFSLGVLLNLVYFAGFTTLFFVYTLFLQNGVGYTALAAGFSSLPFACGSAIGAGVSGRLVVRHGRKLVVAGLAVVALGLLAVIATVQLVPGQGVAWAAALPLLVAGLGSGVTISPNTTLTLATVPVQRAGAAGGVLVTAQRIGSAAGIAAVGAVYFAHLANHGSPARALQLGLLTAVGIIVLALILAVADLRERQTEPVAPVRGTARPEEHDRAV; via the coding sequence ATGACCATGGACACGGCCCGGCCGGCCGACGACCGGCGCCGCTGGCAGGCGCTCTGGGTCTGTCTGACAGCGGGCTTCATGACGCTGCTCGACAGCTCGATCGTGAATGTCGCCCTCCCCTCGATGGAACGCGGCCTCGGCGCCGACACGGCCGCCCTGTCCTGGGTCGTCTCGGGCTACGCGCTCACCTTCGGACTCGCCCTCGTGCCCGCCGGACGGCTCGGGGACCTGCGCGGGCGACGCACGGTCTTCCTCTACGGGCTCGCCCTGTTCACACTGGCCTCGGCGGCGTGCGGGCTGGCCACCGACGCCGGGTGGCTGGTGTTCTTCCGGCTGTCCCAGGGCGTGGCCTCGGGCATCCTGGCGCCGCAGACCACGGGGCTGATCCAGCAGATGTTCCGGGGCACCGAGCGGGCCCGGGCGTTCGGCATGCTGGGCAGCGTCGTCGGACTGTCCACGGCGATCGGCCCGCCCGCCGGCGGACTTCTGATCCATCTGTTCGGCACCGACGACGGCTGGCGCTGGGTGTTCTACGTCAACCTGCCGATCGGCGTCGCCGCCTTCTGCGCGGCGCTGCGGCTGCTGCCGCGCACCCCGCCCGTGACCGGCAGGCGCGAGGGCATCGACCTGACCGGGGTGCTGCTCCTCGGCACGGGTGTGCTGGCGCTGATGCTGCCCCTGGTGCAGGAGCAGCAGTGGACGGGCCGGCTGAAGTGGGCGCTGCTGCCGGTGGCCGCGCTGCTGCTGGCGGGATTCTGGGCGTGGGAGCGCTGGCAGGGCTGGTGGGGGAAGGCGCCGCTGCTGGACCTGCGGCTGTTCGCCCAGCGGTCCTTCTCGCTCGGGGTGCTGCTGAATCTGGTCTACTTCGCGGGTTTCACCACGCTCTTCTTCGTCTACACGCTGTTCCTCCAGAACGGCGTGGGCTACACCGCGCTCGCGGCCGGTTTCTCCTCCCTGCCGTTCGCGTGCGGTTCGGCGATCGGCGCGGGGGTGAGCGGCCGGCTCGTCGTACGGCACGGGCGCAAGCTGGTGGTCGCCGGTCTCGCGGTGGTGGCGCTGGGCCTGCTCGCGGTGATCGCGACGGTGCAGCTGGTGCCGGGGCAGGGCGTGGCCTGGGCGGCGGCGCTGCCCCTGCTGGTCGCGGGTCTCGGCTCGGGCGTCACCATCTCCCCCAACACCACGCTCACCCTGGCGACCGTTCCCGTGCAGCGGGCGGGGGCGGCGGGCGGGGTGCTGGTGACCGCGCAGCGCATCGGATCGGCCGCCGGGATCGCCGCCGTGGGCGCCGTGTACTTCGCTCATCTGGCCAACCACGGCAGCCCGGCGCGGGCGCTCCAGCTGGGCCTGCTGACCGCGGTGGGCATCATCGTCCTCGCCCTCATCCTCGCGGTCGCCGACCTGCGGGAACGGCAGACGGAGCCGGTCGCACCGGTGCGCGGCACGGCACGGCCGGAGGAACACGACCGAGCGGTTTGA
- a CDS encoding HAD family phosphatase — MSDLGVLAVIFDLDGTLVDSEPNYYEASRLALAEYGVPDYTWADHESYVGVSTRDTVLLWRERYGLRVPAEKLLAATDRRYLELARAHTRVYPEMRALLELLAADGVPTAVASGSSPEAMAAVLTGTGLGALVSVVVSAADVPRGKPAPDTFLEAARRLGADPYDCVVLEDAAPGAAAAHAAGMRCVAVPYVADQADDPGFGTAALLLRGGQKEFTARAAYAWLRETART, encoded by the coding sequence ATGAGCGATCTCGGCGTCCTCGCGGTCATCTTCGATCTCGACGGAACGCTCGTGGACAGCGAGCCGAACTACTACGAGGCGAGCCGCCTGGCCCTGGCCGAGTACGGCGTCCCGGACTACACCTGGGCTGACCACGAGAGCTACGTCGGTGTCAGCACCCGGGACACGGTCCTGCTCTGGCGGGAGCGCTACGGGCTGCGCGTCCCGGCCGAGAAGCTGCTGGCCGCGACGGACCGGCGCTATCTGGAGCTGGCCCGCGCCCATACGCGCGTGTATCCCGAGATGCGGGCACTGCTGGAGCTGCTGGCCGCCGACGGCGTGCCCACGGCGGTGGCCTCGGGCTCCTCCCCCGAGGCCATGGCCGCGGTCCTGACCGGCACCGGCCTCGGCGCCCTCGTCTCCGTGGTGGTCTCGGCGGCCGACGTCCCGCGCGGCAAGCCGGCGCCGGACACCTTCCTGGAGGCCGCCCGGCGGCTCGGCGCGGATCCGTACGACTGCGTGGTCCTGGAGGACGCGGCACCGGGCGCGGCCGCCGCGCACGCCGCCGGGATGCGCTGCGTCGCCGTCCCCTATGTCGCCGACCAGGCCGACGATCCCGGGTTCGGCACGGCGGCCCTTCTGCTGCGCGGCGGGCAGAAGGAGTTCACCGCGCGCGCGGCGTACGCATGGCTCCGGGAGACGGCCCGCACGTAG
- a CDS encoding Lrp/AsnC family transcriptional regulator: protein MAVDELDTRILRLLLEQPRTSVREYARILGIARGTLQARLDRMERDGVITGTGPSLSPAALDHPVLAFVHIEVTQGHLDDVGDALAAVPEIVEAFSITGGGDMLARVVGRDNAHLEDVIQKLISLPGVVRTRTEVALRERVPYRLGPLVESLGRAARA from the coding sequence ATGGCCGTGGACGAGCTCGACACCCGCATCCTGCGACTGCTCCTGGAGCAGCCGCGCACCAGCGTGCGCGAGTACGCCCGGATTCTCGGCATAGCCCGCGGCACGCTCCAGGCCCGGCTCGACCGCATGGAGCGGGACGGTGTGATCACCGGCACGGGCCCCTCCCTGTCCCCCGCCGCCCTGGACCACCCGGTGCTGGCGTTCGTGCACATCGAGGTCACCCAGGGGCACCTGGACGACGTCGGGGACGCGCTGGCGGCGGTGCCGGAGATCGTGGAGGCGTTCTCGATCACGGGCGGCGGCGACATGCTCGCCCGGGTGGTGGGCCGGGACAACGCCCATCTGGAGGACGTCATCCAGAAACTGATCAGCCTGCCCGGCGTGGTCCGCACCCGTACGGAGGTGGCGCTGCGCGAGCGCGTCCCCTACCGGCTGGGCCCTCTGGTGGAGTCGTTGGGCCGCGCCGCCCGCGCCTGA